CCCCTCTTGATCGACGGCGAGCAGGGCGGCGCCATCACGCGAAATCGGACCGAGCGCGAGGATCGCGAGCACGCCGCACGGGCACGCGAGCGCCGGCAGGGCTGGGAGATCGAGTGGGACTGTGTCTAATTCACCCCCGAGGCCAGCACGGTGATCTCGCTGTTCTCCCGACGATCCATGTAGTTCGACCCGGCCGGGGGTTCGACGTCGATCTTGAGCGTGCCTTTCCCCTGATTCGGTCCGAGCGAGGGATCGATCTCCACGGTCGCCGTGCCGTCCTCGTCGGTCGTCGCCACGGCCATGCTATCTAGCGAGGCGGTGCCACTCTCGACGATGATGGTCGCGTCGGCGACGGGCGTGTCGTCGCTGCCGATCGCCGTGAGTTCGATCTGGTGCTGTTCGGGCCCGACGACCTGCGGTTCCGGCTTCACGTCGAGTTCAGCCACCGCGAACGATTCCACGCCGGAAATCATGTTGAGCATCACCGAGAGGGCCGCGACCCCGACCACGAAGGCGATGATGAGCCGCACCGGCAGTCCTTCGATACCCCGTTCG
This region of Halodesulfurarchaeum sp. HSR-GB genomic DNA includes:
- a CDS encoding carboxypeptidase regulatory-like domain-containing protein gives rise to the protein MSWYERLAVDERGIEGLPVRLIIAFVVGVAALSVMLNMISGVESFAVAELDVKPEPQVVGPEQHQIELTAIGSDDTPVADATIIVESGTASLDSMAVATTDEDGTATVEIDPSLGPNQGKGTLKIDVEPPAGSNYMDRRENSEITVLASGVN